The Nicotiana tabacum cultivar K326 chromosome 5, ASM71507v2, whole genome shotgun sequence sequence TCAGCATGAGTTACAACAAAATAAGTACTATTCCAGCTCTCAAAAGAATAGCACCCAGCAGCAAACTACTACTAGCCTCGAAAAAATGCACAACAAAAAACAGCCGGCAACACAACTATAGGTAAACCAAACTAAAAGCAGCTGAAATGCAAGGCAGCTGCCCGATGGCCTTCAAATAGACCCAAATGTGGTAACTCCTACATACCTTCAACAAAAATTTGATGTCCCAATTGGACATTTTCCTCCTTTACCCTAGAAAAGAATTAGGAGCATCTTTCCAATgctaaaaacaaaagaaacctGGGGAGAAAGAATTATCGTCGAATAACTACTACTTACTACTACTACCTCTAACCCACAAGAATACCCCCAACTAATGACCTACAGTACCAACGCTACCTTCTCCTGCGAAACATAAGGTGAAGGAGAAGCAATAAGAGGCTCATAATGATCGGCCCCAGCACCACACCAACCTGCAATTGACAATGTATTCTCATTCACTTTTTCAGCGCGGAAGTAAGAAACAAACATAAAATCTAAGCAGTGTGAAATTTTCTTTACCTGTTCCTTTCATGAAAAGGAAGAAAGGAGGTTCACATATTTCAGATCTTGGACGATGTGGGAGGAAGAAGACACAATTTTCATCATCAACCATTGCATCAGATCCATGTGCTTGCACCTGAAAGTTATATAACAATTGAAAAGTTTAGCAAAAGAATTGTTTGATTCAAGATAGTTGCgaaaatcatcaaaatttaacACCACAACTTGAGAAATGTGAGCAACAAAGAGATTCATGACCAGGAGATGAACCAAATCAAAAATAAGGAACATAGCAGTTGAGAAATGACCTTGTGCAATCAATTGATTTATCAAAGGCCGACAGAAGATTTTAGGAGGATAAACCTTTttgtgtgttgtgtgtgtgtggggggggggggggggtaccaACCAAAGTTATTAATTTATCAAACAAGTAAAGAACCTATGAAAAGAACAAGGGCATTGCAGCTCACTCACAAATAACATAGTGCAAATTATTCAAATGACAGCAATTGTCATGCTAAAGGAGAGATCAATGGTGAAGACATTTTCTTACCACAAAGATTTCTCTTTTAAACTCGGTTGCAAGGCATTCAATCGCTATGTCATCTCCAAAAGCAGCTGCACGACCATCCCTGTTCTCATCTACAGTTAGTAAGCCCTCCTCAGTATACTGCAAAGTGATGATGTCATATTCATCATCAGGGGAACCACAGATCGACATGTACTTGGCCCAACTTGGGCCATCATCCACAGCTATGCACCTCTCATTGTATATAGACTCAGCAGCCAATTCTCTTCAACGTCAACCACAAAtataaaatcagaaaacaaaACCACATCcagtaaaataataaaagcaaCCAGGtcaaactaaaatcaatttacAAAATTTGCTAGCATCTCCATCTTCACCtatacaaggaaaagaaaagaagtttcGAAAATACTATCTCGGCCAGATAAAGAGAATGCTCAATAGCAAACaaagttttgattttttatttgtttccttgttatcAAATAAATTACAGACAAAAGCAATTCTCACTTCAAAGaacaataaaaagaaagaaaaacattctcTGTGGCGAAATGCATGATAAAAATCTCACTTGGACTTAAGGACAGATATAATGGtatattttctggaaaaaaaacTGATAATAAGTCTGAATATATGGGGAATGAAAATAGAGGATTCGAAAATAACCCAAACAGATATGGAGAGTGAGACATAGATGGTTGATTCATTAAAgtttaaaagaaaaacaagataGAAAAAAAATTGCACCTATCAGTAGTGTTGTACGCATATAGGCGGTTTCTTATCTCAAATGTAAATTAGCTAAAGTAAGGACATATATTCAATCATTTCATTAATAAGCATTTTCCGAAAATCTTCACCATTATTACCTAAACGGATTGTCAGTATTGAAGGATACTGACAATGAAATGTTTCAGTAATGAAATCAAATGAAATGTTTCTTGCATGTCAAACTAAGAACAGGGGGCATAAGCAATCAGATCTAAACTTTGTCATCCAGAtcttaacaataacaacaattagGCATCAACCCCAGATACATTTCACTCCAGTTGGGCCTCTTTCCTTTTAATACTCGGGTCATAAACTTTCCCCCctccccaccccccccccccccctcaaatAAGGGAACGGAAATTGCcgccggaaaagaaaaagaaaaaagaaaggaaattaccGCTGCATGCCGAGCTGAACAAGCTCCGATATGGCAGAGTCGAGAGCCTCTCGATCTTCCTTCTTAGCTAACAGCTTCAACTCTTGAACCACATGAATACCCCACCCAGATTTCAGATCGGGAGAGTACATGTGCTTAATCGCCGATTCAATCACTTCTTTCTCCTCCTCGCTAACCGATCCAAGATCTTCCAAGAACCTCCGCACCGTCCGCCGTCTCAGATCTCTGGCGTACGACACCGTCGTCATCCCCATAGATTTACCACAAGCTGTAAAAAGACAGTTCCCGTCGGCCTCGACTTCTCCGCCGTGGCTCAGCCGGAAAACCACCGAAGCATTCTGATCTTTAGGATGCTTCCACAGCACCCCCTTGGCTTGAATCTTCATCAAATGCTTCCTCTGCTGCTCCTCTAAAGCTGAAACATTTTCCCACGAGGAGGAGCAAGCTATGGCGACTGCGACGGCGGTTGTTGTCGCCGGAGATGACTGGTCAACGAGATCGAGGGATGACGGAGTTGAGGTAGGATCCCGCCATGGAATAACCGGCGACGACGTTGTTGAGTCGCAGATGAGTTTCCCCATTTCTAGAAAGTTCACAGagaatttctttttttctttttcttgttttcaaGCAAGGGCGGAAAGAGAAAGTAGGGGAAAAGGAGAGAGGGTGAAAGATAGggcaaacggctagattttacaGAAGTTGAAAGGTATGGACACGTGGACCAATCAATGTCTTCATTTACTGTTTTCAAGTTTTGACTGGTGATATTGTGCGGTGGGTGGAACAAATACGGGTTTTATGAAGCTGGGTAACAGCTATATCGTGATCTACGTGGCATCGTATGATTGGTTAATAAATTGTAACGTTATGTGTGGTTTTCGAGGCGGGCGGCCATTTCCCGCTAATGGGTCCTAGCCCTGTTTGGCCAAGTTgcaaaaatcagtttattttgagattatttttctcaaaagtatttttggcgAGAAACAGtttatgtttggctaattagtttaaaaagcacttttgagcagcaattaatgtttggtcaaactttaaaaaactatttctaagtgtatttttctcaaaaatatttctcaaaaaagtgcttttagagagaagttacttttttctgtttctccaaaactgcttctgtttctcctcaaaagcctttttttcctttcaaaagcttggccaaacaccttaatttttgaccaaaaagaagcttggcaaaaaaaaaattatttttagccaaaaagaagtttggccaaagagGCTATTAATTAGTGTAGTAAATTTGTGgtaaaataataaaaggaattttttattttttattttgcttaTCCTTGAAAATAGTGTACCGTCGATAATTCGGAAAGAGAATAGGTCAAGTGTCCGAATAAATCAACGGGAAATGTTACTCCATTTGCTGCTTAAGATAAAATTCAGTTTTATGTAATAAAAATTTTACGAAAATTATCTTGTTAGCTACTTTTAATACTAGTACTAGAATGTAACTTTTACATGCTTTCCAGGAAAAAAAATTATGTTATCTTTTTATAATGATAGTGTACACCCAACTAGGGGCGTACGCATGAATTTTTGTAAGCGGTAtcgaaatttataaaaaaaattgaaatataacTTTGATTATCATACTTTTAGATAAAAAATAGTAAGTGTCTATTAATTTTGTTGAGTCTTAATTTAGAAAAGGTTTTGAGTTCAACTGTActtcatcacaatttttaaccACAATGGCATAGTTTAGATTTGAACCTTCAACCTCTTAGAGCAAAATCAAACACATTATCAATACACCAAGAAACAATTTATGTCAAGTGGTGTCATTTTTTTCTACTTATCTATTTCCGTAcaatattaatacatatatttaataaaaatttccgaCGAAGTGGTGTCGCGGGACACCGCTTCGATAAGCGTGCATCCGCCCTTGATGACCCAATTTATATGCACCCTAATTATTCTACTACTTtctatttgtacatatttaataacTTTGCATGTCAAGACTTAATATGCTTATTTATGTTATTAGCATAATTTAGTATGTTATATGGACtactttatattttttgttgaattatcaattaatatttattataaatataatTTGTATATGTGGTTTAACTTATCTGAAtgtgtaaaaaaaattatattatcaatCATACAACTTAAACTCGAAAATAAATTATCACGCTAGCGTAATTGTTTTCCTTAATACTTTAAGGCTTAAGCACCTACAATTTCTTGTCTTAATGTTAAAATAAGCAGTTTTTAGTAAACTCCAacgaaagaaaaaataaaaggaataGAATATGAAGACCGTTACTtggcactaggttgcctaggtctcacaattcatgagcagatttagtagattctggaggatcggtattgtcacgacccaaactgaagggccatgactagcacccgaccacacttgccgagcaccaacgtacatttcatctaaccttcattattaacttttaaggctaaagagatcaatataaatggtagacctagatcatggacaaccagcaataaaatatgacgacatgaacatacatagcaggggatgaccagacaatcaaaaaaccacatataaggtatgagctaccacgctactatgaaagactatacaacaaaaactagccgacaaggcataccaaactatacatgagccgacacctgtctatgagcctctaaaagaacataagtgttgcaacatagccggaacagggccccgacatacccataatgtctataacaaaaattgcataccaagaccaaggcaagtccggagaagggatctcgccaatcaccgctgaactggacagtctactgtggtggggagctgcacctgtctgtctatcaggacctgcagcacgacatgcagcgtccacaaaaaaaaggacgtcagtacgaataaagtactgagtatgtaaggcaaggaaccataaatacgatcagtaatgtaagcaaggataaagaatataccacttgtaacatcttagtacctctgagggctacttacatgaaatgcatgatacatatgtataaatacataaacctttaaagcattcgcctctgtgggcatcatcatcatcatatcgtacccggccataataggctcggtagaatcgtacccggccacgtggagcttggtaaaacccaactgatcagtggttgcacaataggtgtcgtacccggccaactatagcgtggctcggtagagtaaaatagatacatatatataatgcatgctcgactcatggaatcacattctaaacctttcggagtgacgtaaggtcagtatcctctatacacgttattaggactaactcttcactatgaaccttataagatttaggaagtacgaacaacattgatagcataagaataagtgaagcaacattaacatcaatcgttccataagagggaaaacaatgtaagtactgctagcttctaagagtagagtatcttggaagctcgttcattacattatgtacaatcggagtcgtgcaaaagaaggaaagggatagcctcacataccttgtatatacttccccaatctcaagctatgcaattgtcaaaactccttagtctacaataagagaaacgatactatcgttatcatttaagcatcataactattatgtatcgaccacaacctattttacgatgaaacggacatcacctcccctatatatatatgacctcacaccattcaaaatagtcaccaaacagcccaaacaacatcaataataaacatattgagcctcccaatatagtccacacacagcctaatcactccatacatacgacgaccaccatagtcgtgtcaaacaatctggaaatgttacgaataactatcagcccataaccctacatatatatggtgtttctccacacccttcctcctccaaaactccacaatatagtagtaaaatatgcagcccaacaacaacgcaaaacagtccacaaaacaataacattactaccaagcctttcgatataaatctcacaagttctagcttcaatggcttagccgcaacttggataatcttaaatacatatagagtaagaagttccttacctttatacagaaagaacaactccaatttgaccttaaatttccaagaaatatccctccaatgctgccacaacaacaaaacaatgaaactagcgatcaattagtgtttttcggcactagaatcactttagaaggcttgaaatcacctaggattgatattaagaacattagggagtatttacagaacataaaccctttaaaacaacctcccacacgagctggaacaacacaaaaatgagcaacaacaagaagaacaagagacttactagcgccacagaattcccgacacttgatttgtgttgtttgcccttttttgggtcttgaatcttgagtgaaccttgagaggatgttcctagggttctaaggtctgaaaatagtgaaaagaaatgacttaaaacgggttgtagtcatcctatataggtccaaatatcttaaaccgacttagtgggccccatagagaggtgcttggcgcagtctcgcgaaaacgcaaatatctctctactccgagatcgtatcgatgaacggtttaatgcattggaaactagactcatagatctttaatttggtgggtagatcaccccgtaattccttgtaaattatgagaaaagattagaaacatttgacctaatgtttaaaataccttaataaatgacctcttgagtgtattaagtaccgctagattacctgaaaatacgagttacaacatccttgattcgtttaacttctaatactggttaatcacccttatacactcttgtatcacttaagaccaataggattgacttcttatcatctcaaagataattccttcttggatttatgttaactaatatatggcatgaactaacacatgtggatatgggttgtaacaccctcccccttaggaacattcgtcctcgaatgtaagggtttatggggagtttaaatcaccgtggattccaatggaaatttctgatcaattttcccctataaaatgatcactagcaaaacttgcatgtaattaagcccaacatatggcttcacaaggctacacaaagctttatgcgtatttacattatctacatatcaccattttgtattaaggaggagtattctcaaattattgcttacctcatagagctgtttcttcttccaatgtatcctgtcttccaccagcatccttgttatcttcattctggaataagtaagggtattttgacttcatctccttttctgcttcccatgtcatttcttccatatttttgttcctccataatactttgacggaagctacatcttttgttctcagcttgcggacttgccgatctaatatcgccactggcacttcttcatatgataggtcctctgtaacttgtacatctttgatagggacgactcgagaagggtctccaatacattttctcaacatagatacatggaataccgggtggacaaattccaattcggatggcaattctaactcacaAGCAatctgtccaatccgtcgaagaattttatacggcccgatataccttggactcagcttacctttcttcccaaaacgcataatacccttcattggtgagatcctcaggaaaacccaatcaccaacctcaaactctagatcacgacgtcggacatcagaataagatttttgcctgctttatgccatcctcaatcgctcctgtatcactttcaccttctcaatagcttggtgaatcaaatctggcccatataattctgtttcaccgacttcgaaccatccaactggtgatctacatctcctcccgtatagtgcctcatatggggccattttaatactggaatggtagctattgttataggcgaattctatgagtggaagatgatcatcccaattccccttaaaatctagaacacatgcttgtagcatatcttccagtgtctgaatggtacgttcagcctgtccgtcagtctgcggatgaaatgcagtgctgagatttacctgtgtgcctaaacccttctggaaagacctccaaaagttagccgtaaattgagctcctcggtctgatataatagatatgggcacaccatgaagcctaacaatctccttgatatacaacttcgcataatcttcagccgtgtaagttgtctttactggcagaaaatgggcacattttgtaagtcgatcaattatcacccagatggagtcaaacttatgataagatcGAGGTAAtctaataatgaagtccatattaatcacctcccacttccaggtcggaatctctatattttgaagcaatccacctggtttctgatgttctatctttacttgttgacaattgggacactgggctacaaattctgcaatagacttcttcatattatcccaccaatattgctccttgacatcatgatacatctttgtcgagccgggatggatggaatatcgggattgatgaatctcattcataatcttctctcgcaaccctgccacattaggcacacacaatcggctctggtatctcagtgccccatcttttccgatcctaaaagccatacttttacattgttgaatgctttctcttaatcgtactaagataggatcttcatattgtcgtgcttttacctctgctaccaaagatgattctgatgtattctgtacagtaacacctccatcatcagagtctaacaatctgattctcatattggctagctgatgaagctctttaatcaacccccatctacctgcctcaatatgtactaagcttcccattgatttacggctgagagcatctgccacaacattggctttaccgggatgatacaatatctcgacgtcgtagtctttcaataattcaagccacctacgctgcctcaaattcaactctttctgcttgaagatgtattgtaaactcttgtgatctgtgtagatgtcaacatggacgccgtataagtagtgccgccatatcttcaaagcatatattactgcagccaattccaaatcatgggttggataatttttTTCATGCTtattcaattgtcttgatgcataagcaatcacattcccatgctgca is a genomic window containing:
- the LOC107815457 gene encoding uncharacterized protein LOC107815457, with product MGKLICDSTTSSPVIPWRDPTSTPSSLDLVDQSSPATTTAVAVAIACSSSWENVSALEEQQRKHLMKIQAKGVLWKHPKDQNASVVFRLSHGGEVEADGNCLFTACGKSMGMTTVSYARDLRRRTVRRFLEDLGSVSEEEKEVIESAIKHMYSPDLKSGWGIHVVQELKLLAKKEDREALDSAISELVQLGMQRELAAESIYNERCIAVDDGPSWAKYMSICGSPDDEYDIITLQYTEEGLLTVDENRDGRAAAFGDDIAIECLATEFKREIFVVQAHGSDAMVDDENCVFFLPHRPRSEICEPPFFLFMKGTGWCGAGADHYEPLIASPSPYVSQEKVALVL